A region from the Microcebus murinus isolate Inina chromosome 27, M.murinus_Inina_mat1.0, whole genome shotgun sequence genome encodes:
- the SLC25A23 gene encoding mitochondrial adenyl nucleotide antiporter SLC25A23 isoform X5, translating to MRGGPGDAERRQRWGRLFEELDSNKDGRVDVHELRRGLARLGGGDPDRGAQQGASPEGGADPDGGLDLEEFSRYLQEREQRLLLMFHSLDRNQDGHIDVSEIQQSFQALGISISLEQAEKILHSMDRDGTMTIDWQEWRDHFLLHSLENVEDVVYFWKHSTVLDIGESLTVPDEFSKKEKLTGMWWRQLVAGAVAGAVSRTGTAPLDRLKVFMQVHASKANRLNILGGLRSMVHEGGVRSLWRGNGINVLKIAPESAIKFMAYEQIKRAILGHQETLHVQERFVAGSLAGATAQTIIYPMEVLKTRLTLRRTGQYKGLLDCARRILEHEGPRAFYRGYLPNVLGIIPYAGIDLAVYEPMSDSASVSKPVSPSGPPV from the exons ATGCGGGGGGGCCCGGGAGACGCGGAGCGGCGACAGCGCTGGGGTCGCCTCTTCGAGGAGCTGGACAGTAACAAGGATGGCCGCGTGGACGTGCACGAGTTGCGCCGGGGACTGGCCAGGCTGGGCGGGGGCGACCCAGACCGCGGTGCCCAACAG GGCGCCTCTCCTGAGGGTGGCGCTGACCCAGATGGCGGGCTGGACCTGGAAGAGTTTTCCCGTTATCTGCAGGAGCGAGAACAGCGCCTGCTGCTCATGTTTCACAGTCTTGACCGGAACCAGGACG GTCATATCGACGTCTCTGAGATCCAGCAGAGTTTCCAAGCTCTGGGCATTTCCATCTCGCTGGAGCAGGCAGAGAAAATTCTGCACAG catggACCGCGACGGCACAATGACCATCGACTGGCAGGAATGGCGCGACCACTTCCTGTTGCACTCGCTGGAGAACGTGGAGGATGTGGTCTATTTCTGGAAGCATTCCACG GTCCTGGACATTGGGGAAAGCCTGACTGTGCCGGACGAGTTCTCAAAGAAGGAGAAGCTGACGGGCATGTGGTGGAGGCAGCTGGTGGCGGGTGCGGTGGCGGGCGCCGTGTCGCGGACGGGCACGGCCCCTCTGGACCGCCTCAAGGTCTTCATGCAG GTCCACGCCTCCAAGGCCAACCGGCTGAACATCCTGGGGGGCCTCCGGAGCATGGTCCACGAGGGGGGCGTCCGCTCCCTGTGGCGCGGCAACGGCATCAACGTGCTCAAGATCGCGCCGGAGTCGGCTATCAAGTTCATGGCCTATGAGCAG ATCAAGCGGGCTATCCTGGGGCACCAGGAGACACTGCATGTGCAGGAACGCTTTGTAGCTGGTTCCCTGGCCGGTGCCACGGCCCAAACCATCATTTACCCCATGGAG GTGCTGAAGACGCGGCTGACCCTGCGCCGGACGGGCCAGTACAAGGGGCTGCTGGACTGCGCCAGGCGCATTCTGGAGCACGAGGGGCCCCGCGCCTTCTACCGTGGCTACCTGCCCAACGTGCTGGGCATCATCCCCTACGCGGGCATCGACCTGGCCGTCTACGAG CCCATGTCCGACTCAGCCTCTGTCTCCAAGCCTGTGTCGCCTTCAGGGCCGCCCGTTTGA